The Aminivibrio pyruvatiphilus genome window below encodes:
- a CDS encoding type 1 glutamine amidotransferase domain-containing protein — protein sequence MSKKVAVLVEENVHDLEFWYPFYRIAEAGFEPIAVGPAAGKVYTGKLGTSIEAAASPADLSPSDVAGVVVPGGWAPDRLRTHRSVVDFVREVSASGGVVAAICHGGSVLVSAGILRGARATSYKSIRDDMVLAGAEWVDEPVVVSGKLVTSRTPSDLPAFGKALVEALQSR from the coding sequence GTGTCGAAAAAAGTCGCTGTTCTCGTTGAAGAGAACGTTCATGATCTTGAATTCTGGTATCCTTTTTACCGCATAGCCGAGGCCGGTTTTGAACCGATCGCCGTGGGGCCCGCCGCCGGAAAAGTGTACACAGGCAAACTCGGAACCTCCATCGAGGCGGCCGCGTCTCCCGCGGACCTTTCCCCCTCGGACGTGGCAGGCGTGGTTGTACCCGGCGGCTGGGCTCCGGACCGTCTCCGCACTCACAGGTCCGTAGTGGACTTTGTCCGGGAGGTCAGCGCTTCGGGCGGTGTCGTGGCGGCCATCTGCCACGGGGGGAGCGTTCTCGTTTCTGCCGGCATCCTCAGGGGCGCCAGGGCCACTTCCTACAAGAGCATCCGGGACGACATGGTCCTCGCGGGGGCGGAGTGGGTGGACGAGCCGGTGGTGGTCTCCGGAAAGCTGGTGACGAGCAGAACCCCGTCTGACCTCCCCGCTTTCGGCAAAGCCCTCGTGGAGGCGCTTCAATCAAGGTAG
- the gyrA gene encoding DNA gyrase subunit A produces MEEKKGELLFGKVISLPLVEEIKHSYLDYAMSVIVGRALPDVRDGLKPVQRRILYAMMELGLRSGSSYKKSARVVGETMGKYHPHGDSAIYETMVRMAQDFSMRYPLVNGQGNFGSIDGDPAAAMRYTEAKLYEMGELMLADIEEDTVEWGPNFDESLKEPLYLPSLVPNLLVNGSSGIAVGMATNIPPHNLSEVIDALEYMIDSEGNWEFGEIYARLPGPDFPTGGIILGRDGIIDAYRTGRGKVILRGKTVVEDGKRGKTSVVITEIPFMVNKTSLIETIASCVQEKHIDGVADIRDESDRDGLRIVLELQRDGDAELVLRQLYRRTQLQTTFGVINLALVNNHPVELPVTDMLSHFLEHRRDVVRRRTQFRLDKALARAHIVEGLVKALDMIDRVIAIIRGAQTVQEARDGLVSHLGFTETQAQAILDMRLQRLTGLEREKLESELAALFADIERYRTILGNRSALDGVIREELSELKRKFGGPRRTEIMDNYEEVSMEDLIPENDIVVILSKDGYLRRKALEEYSTQARGGKGKKGSGLQDEDEIALVAVTNTHKDIYLFTSSGRALAIRGHMIPESRTGKGKLIGKLVPLDAGEQVVSMYGRSLEGKSFIFFATKKGISKRLPLSEIARLNRAGKRVLTLDEGDEIAQVRLTTGKDELLFMTANGQGLRVTEEEFRPMGRTARGVKGIRLDEGDYVISCEVVTSERLALVISERGVAKRTSFEEFTVHHRGGRGVKAMNLGRKTGPLVGSWAVAEEDEIMVITSRGRMIRVAVAEIPRLSRTAMGTITVRLDEGDSVADVSVVCGDECVEESRP; encoded by the coding sequence ATGGAAGAAAAAAAGGGTGAACTGCTTTTCGGCAAGGTGATCTCTCTTCCCCTTGTGGAGGAGATCAAGCACAGCTACCTCGACTACGCCATGAGCGTCATCGTGGGAAGGGCGCTGCCCGACGTCCGTGACGGCCTCAAACCTGTCCAGCGGCGTATCCTGTACGCCATGATGGAGCTGGGCCTCCGGTCGGGCTCTTCCTACAAGAAGTCGGCCAGGGTCGTAGGCGAAACCATGGGTAAATATCACCCCCACGGCGACTCCGCCATTTACGAGACCATGGTCCGCATGGCCCAGGATTTCAGCATGAGGTACCCGCTGGTGAACGGCCAGGGAAACTTCGGCTCCATCGACGGGGATCCTGCGGCCGCCATGAGGTACACCGAGGCGAAGCTCTATGAAATGGGAGAGCTTATGCTCGCCGACATAGAAGAAGACACGGTGGAGTGGGGCCCCAATTTCGACGAGTCCCTCAAGGAGCCCCTCTATCTTCCCTCCCTCGTCCCCAACCTTCTCGTGAACGGAAGCTCGGGAATCGCGGTGGGAATGGCCACGAACATTCCTCCCCATAACCTTTCGGAAGTGATCGACGCCCTCGAGTATATGATCGACTCCGAAGGAAACTGGGAATTCGGCGAAATCTACGCCCGCCTTCCGGGACCGGACTTCCCGACGGGAGGCATTATTCTCGGCCGGGACGGCATCATCGACGCCTACAGGACGGGACGGGGAAAGGTCATCCTTCGTGGAAAGACCGTCGTAGAGGACGGGAAGCGGGGCAAAACATCCGTGGTCATCACGGAGATACCCTTCATGGTGAACAAGACGTCCCTTATAGAGACCATCGCATCCTGCGTCCAGGAAAAGCATATTGACGGCGTGGCCGACATCAGGGACGAGTCGGACCGTGACGGACTCCGGATCGTTCTCGAACTCCAGCGGGACGGCGACGCGGAACTTGTTCTCCGGCAGCTCTACAGGAGAACCCAGCTCCAGACAACCTTCGGCGTGATCAACCTCGCCCTTGTGAACAACCACCCCGTGGAGCTCCCCGTCACGGACATGCTCTCCCATTTCCTGGAGCACAGGAGAGACGTGGTCCGGAGGAGAACCCAGTTCAGGCTCGACAAGGCCCTCGCCAGGGCCCACATCGTGGAAGGGCTCGTGAAGGCCCTGGACATGATCGACAGGGTCATCGCCATTATCCGCGGGGCCCAGACGGTACAGGAGGCACGGGACGGCCTCGTCTCCCACCTCGGTTTTACCGAGACCCAGGCCCAGGCCATCCTGGACATGCGGCTCCAGCGGCTCACCGGGCTCGAGCGGGAGAAGCTCGAGTCGGAACTTGCAGCCCTCTTCGCCGATATCGAGCGCTACCGGACCATTCTCGGCAACCGCTCCGCCCTCGACGGGGTCATCAGGGAAGAACTCTCCGAGCTGAAGCGGAAATTCGGCGGGCCCCGGAGGACGGAAATCATGGACAACTACGAGGAAGTGTCCATGGAAGACCTTATCCCCGAGAACGATATCGTGGTCATCCTCTCCAAGGACGGGTATCTCCGCCGGAAGGCCCTCGAGGAGTACTCCACCCAGGCCAGGGGAGGCAAGGGCAAAAAGGGAAGCGGGCTCCAGGACGAAGACGAGATCGCCCTCGTGGCGGTCACCAACACCCACAAGGACATCTACCTCTTCACCTCCTCAGGGCGGGCCCTCGCAATCCGGGGGCACATGATCCCGGAATCCCGGACGGGGAAGGGAAAGCTCATCGGCAAGCTCGTTCCTCTTGATGCGGGAGAACAGGTGGTCTCCATGTACGGCAGAAGTCTCGAGGGAAAGAGCTTTATTTTCTTTGCCACGAAGAAGGGCATCTCCAAGCGGCTTCCCCTTTCCGAAATCGCCAGGCTCAACCGCGCCGGAAAGAGGGTTCTGACCCTGGACGAAGGTGACGAGATCGCCCAGGTTCGGCTGACCACGGGGAAGGACGAGCTTCTCTTCATGACGGCCAACGGCCAGGGACTCCGCGTCACCGAGGAAGAATTCCGTCCCATGGGCCGGACCGCCCGGGGCGTGAAGGGAATCCGTCTTGACGAAGGAGATTACGTCATCAGCTGCGAAGTGGTCACCTCCGAGCGCCTTGCCCTCGTGATAAGCGAACGGGGCGTCGCCAAGAGGACAAGCTTTGAGGAATTCACCGTTCACCACCGGGGCGGCCGGGGCGTCAAGGCCATGAACCTGGGAAGGAAGACCGGTCCGCTCGTCGGAAGCTGGGCGGTGGCCGAGGAGGACGAAATCATGGTCATCACCTCCAGGGGAAGGATGATCCGGGTCGCCGTGGCAGAGATCCCGAGGCTGAGCAGGACTGCCATGGGAACTATTACAGTGCGGCTCGACGAAGGCGATTCCGTGGCGGACGTGAGCGTGGTCTGCGGCGATGAATGCGTGGAGGAGAGCAGGCCGTGA
- a CDS encoding phosphatidylserine decarboxylase → MKIARDGYPLIAFVAFMLLGSLYFVPMVGLFLAPLLGLVVWFFRDPERVPDGPGFLSPADGKVVEVVETEHPFTGRAVKVGIFMNPLSVHVNRVPCEGTVEWMEYIPGRKWMAFEPKASELNERMCVGLATGHGPVMLVQVAGFLARRIVCRLRKGDRLARGERFGMIKMGSKVDVYLPAGVQLKTAVGKKVFAGRTVLGGMAGEKS, encoded by the coding sequence GTGAAAATAGCCCGGGACGGATATCCGCTGATAGCGTTTGTCGCCTTCATGCTGCTCGGGAGCCTGTATTTCGTCCCCATGGTGGGGCTGTTCCTTGCCCCCCTCCTCGGGCTGGTGGTCTGGTTTTTCCGGGATCCTGAAAGGGTTCCCGACGGGCCCGGATTTCTTTCCCCCGCCGACGGGAAAGTGGTGGAGGTGGTTGAAACGGAGCATCCCTTCACGGGCAGGGCGGTGAAGGTTGGAATTTTCATGAATCCTCTCAGTGTTCACGTCAACCGCGTTCCCTGTGAAGGAACGGTGGAATGGATGGAGTACATTCCCGGGAGGAAGTGGATGGCCTTTGAACCCAAGGCATCGGAACTCAACGAGAGAATGTGCGTGGGACTTGCCACCGGTCATGGGCCGGTGATGCTCGTCCAGGTCGCGGGATTCCTTGCCCGCCGCATCGTCTGCAGGCTCCGGAAGGGCGACAGGCTCGCCCGGGGCGAACGGTTCGGCATGATAAAGATGGGGTCGAAAGTCGACGTCTACCTTCCTGCCGGAGTGCAGCTGAAGACAGCGGTGGGAAAAAAAGTTTTCGCAGGCAGAACCGTTCTGGGAGGGATGGCCGGTGAAAAATCGTAG
- a CDS encoding nitroreductase family protein: MTIRENQVIKTILGRRSIRKFTADPVSPEIRDLLVECGFAAPSAHNRRPCVFIVIEDRKVLDDLAEAHDSGKMLRQAPLAIAVCAETAGYPEGDRAWVEDCAAALENILLAARALGLEGVWLKVMDRHPRNEKIRPILAVPDSVEIVGIAALGFGAEQKPPYEGFDAGKVRFNRW, translated from the coding sequence ATGACGATACGGGAAAACCAGGTTATCAAAACGATACTTGGACGGCGGAGCATCAGGAAATTCACAGCGGATCCGGTTTCTCCCGAGATCCGGGACCTCCTCGTCGAATGCGGCTTTGCCGCGCCGTCGGCCCACAACCGCCGGCCATGCGTCTTCATCGTCATCGAGGACAGGAAGGTTCTGGACGACCTTGCCGAGGCTCACGACTCGGGAAAAATGCTCCGTCAGGCTCCCCTGGCCATAGCCGTCTGTGCCGAAACTGCCGGGTATCCCGAGGGCGACCGGGCCTGGGTGGAGGACTGCGCCGCCGCCCTGGAGAACATTCTTCTCGCTGCCAGGGCGCTCGGGCTGGAGGGAGTCTGGCTCAAGGTCATGGACAGGCACCCCAGGAACGAAAAAATCCGCCCGATCCTCGCCGTGCCCGATTCGGTGGAAATCGTCGGCATCGCGGCACTCGGCTTCGGTGCGGAACAGAAACCGCCCTACGAAGGATTCGACGCGGGAAAAGTCCGTTTCAACCGCTGGTGA